The following are encoded together in the Strongyloides ratti genome assembly S_ratti_ED321, chromosome : 2 genome:
- a CDS encoding Solute carrier family 52, riboflavin transporter, member 3 gives MKVLLIISYICVIIFGLGTWLSINSLYTQLPLLVDIVPESWNFATYLVTVLQGICLLSIVYAYFASKSSKLKQGNIPATIILIFLNAGALLMAAFVYPNTVIIGGEEHSVYLLIAIALMSIPCTLSDVIYLPFISRFRNNNLVVAFFLGMGLSALVPSVTTFVQGTITTKNITETIILSNGNLENITKLVTEEPLFGVQQFLIGISILSLLPLLAFIVLLKVHEKEKELEVKSPDWPHPGITSRYVDNSLSKGMFLSYLILVSIIGALQNSIVPCIIPYSTSRFGANIYHITNTLFVMINPFFCFLPFVIKIRKFIYHLGIFLINISAFTVLFLYAYIPKLQKTDNWFSHAILYIATGILSGFLSWQRAGIGETLRKASKKSGLFWCGTFIQIGSCIGAITSILITNVFNIFES, from the exons ATGAAAGTGCTATTAATTATAAGCTATATAtgtgttataatttttggaTTGGGAACGTGGCTCAGCATTAATTCTTTATATACACAATTACCACTATTAGTTGATATT gtTCCAGAATCATGGAATTTTGCAACATATCTAGTTACTGTTCTCCAAGGTATTTGTCTATTATCAATTGTCTATGCATATTTTGCATCAAAATCTTCt aaattaaaaCAAGGAAATATTCCAgcaacaataatattaatatttctaaatgCTGGAGCATTATTAATGGCTGCTTTTGTATATCCAAATACAGTAATAATTGGTGGTGAAGAACATTCAGTTTATTTGTTAATAGCAATAGCTCTTATGTCAATACCATGTACATTATCAGATGTCATATATCTTCCTTTTATTAGTAgatttagaaataataatcttGTAGTAGCATTTTTTCTTGGAATGGGATTAAGTGCTCTTGTACCATCGGTAACAACTTTTGTTCAGGGAACAATTactactaaaaatattacagaAACAATAATACTTTCAAATggaaatttagaaaatataacaaaattagtAACAGAAGAACCATTATTTGGTGTACAACAATTTCTTATAGGAATTTCTATACTTTCTCTCTTACCATTACTTGCTTTTATTGTTCTTTTAAAAGTtcatgaaaaagaaaaagaattagAGGTTAAATCTCCTGATTGGCCACATCCTGGAATAACTTCAAGATATGTTGATAACTCTCTTTCAAAGGGAATGTTTTTATCATATCTAATTCTTGTTTCTATAATTGGTGCATTACAAAATTCAATTGTACCATGTATTATTCCATATTCAACATCAAGATTTGGTGctaatatttatcatattacAAATACTTTGTTTGTCATGATTAATCCATTCTTCTGTTTCTTACCATTTGTTATTAAGATTCGAAAATTTATCTATCATTTAGgaatatttcttataaatatttcagcATTTACAGTTTTATTTCTATATGCATACATTCCAAAACTTCAAAAAACTGATAACTGGTTTTCACATGCCATTTTATACATAGCAACTGGAATTTTGTCAGGATTTTTATCTTGGCAACGTGCTGGAATAGGAGAAACTCTCAGAAAAGCATCAAAAAAAAGTGGATTATTTTGGTGTGGTACATTTATACAAATAGGATCATGTATCGGAGCTATAACATCGATACTCATAACAAATgtctttaatatatttgaaagttag
- a CDS encoding 5'-3' exoribonuclease 2 homolog → MGVPAFFRWLSRKYPSIVSDVIEEECQIVDGVRIPIDCTKPNLNFQEFDNLYLDMNGIIHPCAHPEDRPPPETEDDIFVLIFEYIDRLMAIIRPRKLLYMAIDGVAPRAKMNQQRSRRFRTAKESADKKKEIQEVKDKLMSQGIPVIQRKKETNWFDSNCITPGTPFMERLAKALRYYIALKIKTDPAWANILVILSDASVPGEGEHKIMDFIRKQRASSGHDPNTAHCLCGADADLIMLGLATHEANFTIIREEFIPRQMSPCELCNLVGHTLQECDGGIIESSIVKTVPVKRRTNFIFIRLPVLREYLEKELIMYEINFKFDLERAIDDWVFLCFLVGNDFLPHLPSLEIRENAICRLVRLYKQMASKCGGYLTDNGEVNMQRISMILAELGDVEDDIFKRRQENEQKFKDKKKSMKCRNTNYNKASSFIAPNVDGGLITPVPIENANLNNFRAETKIKAYMARVEQEDCLVAERRLLSILKPDKVAELPPLNPQVFQVVGPNGKTIGEESDSEPEDNVKFYEPGWKNRYYEEKFGASFSNVSEEFRRIVAEAYMEGLCWVLKYYYSGCPSWDWFYPYHYAPFASDFDKIEHYKPNFPRNTKPFNPLEQLMGVFPAASSQHVPECWRKLMTDIDSEISDFYPTDFAIDLNGKKFSWMGVALLPFVDQERLLACLEKYSDGLTEDEKKRNIRGENHIYVSKVHSAFEKIREIYETNQDVTWISLNPTSNNGVTLLISRMEDCINLDEPYYSPVKAMICKDFTNSCAMALVRDPFFVDQHHYPVHRLEGVIEPERIVSTFNGRRPYNNKKEYHQYNNRKEQHNVKKDYQQQSNNGKSYHKPTTKNEYFRTNNRKDVHDFRNSRDVHHNSNTNNQFSNNVVNGNFRNNGSGNNFNNRNPRVNHADNNSRAGNSQEKRYQPNKGTFQKRNFGLKPKQNFIHQPENQ, encoded by the coding sequence ATGGGTGTACCTGCATTCTTTAGATGGTTATCTAGAAAATATCCGTCAATTGTTAGCGATGTTATAGAAGAGGAATGCCAAATTGTCGATGGAGTTAGAATACCTATAGATTGTACAAAACCAAATCTTAATTTTCAAGAATTTGATAACTTGTATCTAGACATGAATGGAATTATTCATCCATGTGCTCACCCAGAAGATCGACCCCCTCCAGAAACAGAAGATGATATTTTTGTTCTTATTTTTGAGTATATTGATAGATTAATGGCTATTATAAGGCCAAgaaaattactttatatgGCTATTGATGGTGTTGCACCAAGAGCTAAAATGAATCAACAAAGATCTCGTCGCTTTAGGACTGCAAAAGAGAGtgctgataaaaaaaaagaaattcaaGAAGTAAAAGATAAGTTGATGTCACAAGGTATTCCTGTTattcaaagaaaaaaagaaacaaattGGTTTGATAGTAATTGCATTACACCTGGAACTCCATTTATGGAAAGGCTAGCAAAAGCATTGAGATACTATATTgctttaaaaatcaaaactGATCCTGCTTGGGCTAATATTCTTGTAATACTTAGTGATGCTTCTGTTCCGGGAGAAGGGGAACATAAAATAATGGACTTTATTAGAAAGCAAAGAGCTTCCTCAGGACATGATCCAAATACTGCACATTGTCTTTGTGGAGCTGATGCTGATCTCATTATGTTGGGTCTCGCTACTCATGAAGCCAATTTTACTATAATTAGAGAAGAATTTATTCCAAGACAAATGTCTCCTTGTGAATTATGTAACTTGGTTGGTCATACACTTCAGGAATGTGATGGTGGGATCATTGAATCTTCAATAGTTAAAACAGTACCTGTAAAAAGAagaacaaattttatttttattcggCTTCCAGTACTTAGAGAATATCTcgaaaaagaattaataatgtatgaaattaattttaaatttgatttaGAACGAGCCATTGACGATTGggtatttttatgttttttagtAGGAAATGATTTTTTACCACATTTGCCTTCACTAGAAATACGTGAAAATGCTATATGCAGATTGGTAAGACTTTACAAACAGATGGCTTCAAAGTGTGGTGGATATCTAACAGATAACGGTGAAGTTAATATGCAGAGAATATCAATGATATTAGCTGAACTTGGTGATGTTGAAgatgatatatttaaacgAAGGCAAGAAAATGAACAAAagtttaaagataaaaaaaagtctATGAAGTGTAGAAACACTAATTACAATAAAGCTTCTTCATTCATTGCTCCAAATGTTGATGGTGGTTTAATTACACCAGTACCTATTGAAAATGctaatttgaataattttagagctgaaacaaaaataaagGCTTACATGGCACGTGTTGAACAAGAAGATTGTTTAGTTGCAGAAAGAAGACTACTTAGTATTTTAAAACCAGATAAAGTTGCTGAATTACCACCATTAAATCCACAAGTTTTTCAAGTTGTCGGTCCAAATGGTAAAACAATTGGTGAGGAATCAGACTCAGAACCTGAagataatgttaaattttatgaacCTGGATGgaaaaatagatattatGAAGAAAAGTTTGGTGCTTCATTTAGTAATGTTTCTGAAGAATTCCGTCGTATTGTAGCTGAAGCATATATGGAAGGTCTTTGTTgggttttaaaatattattacagTGGTTGTCCTTCTTGGGATTGGTTTTATCCATATCATTATGCTCCATTTGCCTctgattttgataaaattgaGCATTACAAACCAAATTTCCCCAGAAATACTAAACCTTTTAATCCACTAGAACAACTTATGGGAGTTTTTCCTGCTGCAAGTAGTCAACATGTTCCAGAATGTTGGAGAAAATTGATGACTGATATTGATAGTGAAATTAGTGACTTTTATCCAACAGATTTTGCTATAGATTTAAATGGTAAGAAATTCTCCTGGATGGGAGTGGCATTACTTCCATTTGTTGATCAAGAACGTCTCCTTGCATGCCTTGAAAAATATTCCGATGGTTTAACAGAGgacgaaaaaaaaagaaatataaggGGTGAAAATCATATTTATGTTTCAAAAGTTCACTCAgcatttgaaaaaattagaGAAATTTACGAAACCAATCAAGATGTAACTTGGATTTCATTAAATCCAACTTCTAATAATGGTGTTACCTTACTTATTTCAAGAATGGAGGATTGTATCAATCTTGATGAACCATACTATTCACCAGTAAAAGCCATGATTTGTAAAGACTTTACTAATTCATGTGCAATGGCATTAGTTAGAGATCCATTTTTTGTTGACCAGCATCATTATCCAGTACATCGTCTTGAAGGTGTCATCGAACCAGAAAGAATCGTATCAACTTTTAATGGTCGTAGaccatataataataaaaaggaGTACcatcaatataataatagaaaagaACAACACaatgttaaaaaagattatcaACAACAATCTAACAATGGAAAAAGTTATCATAAGCCTACTactaaaaatgaatatttccGTACCAATAATAGAAAAGATGTTCACGATTTTAGAAACAGTAGAGATGTCCACCATAATTCAAATACAAATAACCAATTTAGTAATAACGTCGTTAATGGTAATTTTAGAAACAATGGTTCCGGCAACAATTTTAACAATCGAAATCCTCGAGTAAACCACGCTGATAATAATTCTAGAGCTGGTAATTCTCAAGAAAAAAGATATCAACCAAATAAGGGAACTTTTCAAAAACGTAATTTTGGACTTAAACCTAagcaaaattttattcatcaACCTGAGAATCAATAA
- a CDS encoding F-box domain and F-box associated (FBA) domain and Galactose-binding domain-like-containing protein, with amino-acid sequence MSKDNNNLFNNKCEYDFTTILPKEISFKIFNYIPAKYLVKECSKICKNWNTIIKTPQYWISRSFNERCREILPPPEMINDPKYRWNLSKIFILRPFNRNLITNPSGEHGLEGWESYPASQPFEIERPYGSMQASFPGLETCFVSSFSKRTKFYCFKPTIYISEMNSYRKDAAAYYSLRVRIHCGDINLNRMDTTTFTNNRNTFAYKKKVDQWTDPVWEKVEHNFSDYSSGNYQIFFETIGKDRMFWAGNYGSKCCNATIIIKYEFNKPYQDKKNDQF; translated from the exons atgtctaaagataataataatctatttaataataaatgtgaGTATGACTTTACAACAATTCTACCAAAAGagatttcatttaaaatattcaattatataccagcaaaatatttagttaaaGAATGTTCTAAg ATTTGCAAAAATTGGAATACGATTATTAAAACTCCTCAATATTGGATTAGTCGTTCTTTCAATGAAAGATGTCGTGAAATCTTACCACCACCCGAAATGATTAATGACCCAAAGTATAGGTGGaatttaagtaaaatattcataCTACGTCCATTCAACAGAAATTTGATAACTAATCCCTCAGGTGAACATGGTTTAGAAGGTTGGGAATCTTATCCCGCCTCACAACCATTTGAAATAGAAAGACCTTACGGTTCTATGCAAGCATCTTTTCCAGGTTTAGAAACTTGTTTTGTATCATCATTTTCCAAAAGAACCAAgtttt ATTGTTTCAAAccaacaatatatatatctgaAATGAACAGTTATAGAAAAGATGCCGCTGCATATTATTCATTAAGGGTTAGAATTCATTGTGGAGATATAAATTTGAATCGTATGGATACTACTACATTTACAAATAATCGAAATACTTTtgcatataaaaaaaaagtagatcAATGGACTGATCCCGTTTGGGAAAAAGTTGAACATAACTTTTCTGACTACTCATCAGGGAATTACCAgatattttttgaaacaaTTGGTAAGGATAGAATGTTTTGGGCTGGTAATTATGGTTCTAAATGTTGTAATgcaacaattattattaaatatgaatTCAACAAGCCTTATCAAGACAAGAAAAATgatcaattttaa
- a CDS encoding Nucleolar protein 58 yields MFVLFENPAGFAVFKILDDGKVKKADKIFEEFGTPEKCQQNLELVKFHKFKNVDDAVESLTALQDGKMAKSLKKALKKTEGLSQLAVGDTKLGSIVKENLSIDCEFSGAIAELFRCLRLNMDELLSEHKDELHAMQLAIAHGVSRFKVKFNPEKIDTMIVQAVSLLDDLDKELNNYTMRLREWYGWHFPELGKILGDHQAYAKTVKSIGMKENAVNTDLSSVLPEELEQKVKEEAELSMGTAISEEDMIHISALCDEVLGLTQYRSELAEYLKSRMNALAPNLTALVGELVGARLISHAGSLVNLAKYPASTVQILGAEKALFRALKTKKDTPKYGLIYHAQLIGQAGQKMKGKMARKLAAKVSLSTRVDALCDESLGNETGVEARAYLEKVLNDDQNRMSSAAVGGVNKKLKNLKFKSEVYSYDDANDDTTNKNKKRKNVENGTNNAKKAKMDGGNEEE; encoded by the exons ATGtttgttttatttgaaaatccAGCAGGTTTTGctgtatttaaaattttggaTGATGGTAAAGTAAAAAAGgcagataaaatttttgaagaatTTGGAACACCAGAAAAATGTCAACAAAA cttGGAGTTAGTTAAATTTCACAAGTTTAAGAATGTTGATGATGCTGTTGAATCTTTGACTGCTCTTCAAGATGGCAAAATGGctaaatcattaaaaaaagccTTGAAAAAAACTGAAGGATTATCTCAACTTGCTGTTGGTGATACAAAATTAGGATCTATTGTTAAAGAGAATCTCAGTATTGATTGTGAATTTTCTGGAGCAATTGCTGAACTTTTTAGATGTTTAAGATTAAATATGGATGAATTACTTAGTGAACACAAAGATGAATTACATGCTATGCAATTGGCTATTGCTCATGGTGTTTCAAGATTTAAGGTTAAATTTAATCCAGAGAAAATTGATACAATGATTGTTCAAGCTGTTTCTCTTCTTGATGACTTAGATAAAgagttaaataattatactatGAGATTAAGAGAATGGTATGGATGGCATTTCCCCGAACTTGGAAAAATTCTTGGAGATCACCAAGCTTATGCCAAAACTGTTAAATCTATTGGGATGAAGGAAAATGCTGTAAATACTGATTTGTCATCAGTTCTTCCAGAAGAATTAGAACAAAAGGTAAAGGAAGAAGCTGAATTATCTATGGGAACTGCTATATCTGAAGAAGATATGATTCACATATCTGCTCTTTGCGACGAAGTTCTTGGACTTACACAATATCGTTCAGAATTGGCTGAATATCTTAAGAGTAGAATGAATGCTCTTGCTCCAAATCTTACAGCACTTGTTGGAGAATTAGTTGGAGCTCGTCTTATATCTCATGCTGGTTCTCTTGTTAATTTAGCTAAGTATCCAGCTTCAACAGTACAAATTCTTGGTGCTGAAAAAGCACTTTTCCGTGCTTTGAAAACTAAGAAAGATACACCAAAATATGGTCTCATTTACCATGCACAGCTTATTGGTCAAGCTGGACAAAAAATGAAAGGAAAAATGGCTCGTAAATTAGCTGCCAAAGTATCACTTTCTACAAGAGTTGATGCTTTATGTGACGAAAGTCTTGGAAATGAGACAGGTGTTGAAGCACGTGCTTATCTTGAGAAAGTTTTAAATGATGATCAAAATCGTATGTCATCTGCTGCTGTAGGTggtgttaataaaaaattaaagaatctaaaatttaaatcaGAAGTATATTCTTATGATGACGCTAATGATGATACAAccaataaaaacaaaaagcGTAAAAACGTAGAAAATGGTACAAATAATGCTAAGAAGGCAAAGATGGATGGGGGAAATGAagaagaataa
- a CDS encoding Low-density lipoprotein (LDL) receptor class A repeat and DNA methyltransferase 1-associated 1 domain-containing protein: protein MTLAQTECWSVPQITSVESLKKTIQLDNVSKKRIKYNREVEQLGIHLEEGNGITSYKIHGNDYGVNKRITFSKQRCQKWVFKEFTNPARSDGLALKHWIKESQFKKNEPYVFAKLDKHVNIPIYTDIEYMRHLQDPKWTRQETDHLFDLCRRFDLKWYVIHDRWEIFKNGDEKKKTKSLVDLKSRYYTSLNWLNSARDLNVPPIRYDDEHEKKRKKQLALLMNRTKEQIEEEEELLMELKKIEARKRERERRAQDLQKLIRSNESNPNSPAINSAALSPLATIPKKKIQTKNSIATTSRTIAVTPKILPQVPPVSFDFPSIRWPEFKGVGVHARSAEQKLPSSIGTKKTANIDKIFLHLKLPYVVDSHEDLVSEYNQFRDEITQLHELKSLLLSSEASLQTLSQQFENEGLPPLNIESRFRASTAMELGIDDYYNVHGIPNDINEVTKLGYPSSSRKLMGLLDVVAVTSSHARKRKSTIPQGFMANEMKRINCNMTSNGEYAVAYASGDSTGDGDHSVSSKVDTTLPLPTYHVNTSATRSNGTTPRSRGNNVSRPHSEDSSRPKNVNSCLFCLGSIWDSIIETAGRYSLLSIVLSIIGILLLVSCIPFTIIMLTQSDFSKDVEVPQTGNVSARSMNFYESFLPPAVGVCPEYGFNCNNDPNEYIGIMQRCDGIVHCTDGSDEENCHGCHSGFSCPSKSDPSVVICLRGNKLCDGIEHCDDGSDEKLFCNRRNCTENEFYCESNGSCIKKEYQCDGDPHCPGEEDEAECSSCNNNAVLCPSTKKCLPAWNICDGTAQCSDRSDEENCSCNKCSGNDRVMCKKSGFCTTKDRVCDGNVDCPYGEDEEGCPGTCSIDTKDSSGKSHLVRALMADDFIKCNDGKDYIRNYACSGLLRQCDGVCDNGCDTELAFTCKNGACISRSDRCNGVSDCVDGSDEDNCGCDEATQYKCASDMDSNFNKCIDKNLLCDGVRDCPQGDDEKNCKECRNPDAIYCPSTSTCYPSIARCDGISQCPDHSDELECGCEECSVHPYNMYVCSTSKRCFRKESACTPFPVCPSPSESDINYCLNLLSTKSSIFGGNF, encoded by the exons atGACTTTAGCTCAAACCGAGTGTTGGTCGGTCCCTCAAATAACTTCTGTTGAATCTTTAAAG aaaacaaTACAACTTGATAATGTATCAAAAAAAcgtattaaatataatagagAAGTTGAACAACTTGGAATACATTTAGAAGAAGGAAATGGAATTACTTCTTATAAAATTCATGGTAATGATTATGGcgttaataaaagaataacaTTTTCCAAACAGCGTTGTCAGAAGTGggtttttaaagaatttacAAATCCTGCACGATCTGATGGGCTTGCACTTAAACATTGGATTAAAGAGTctcaatttaaaaagaatgaaCCTTATGTATTTGCAAAGTTAGATAAACATGTAAATATTCCTATATATACAGATATTGAATATATGAGGCATCTTCAAGATCCAAAGTGGACACGCCAGGAAACAGATCATCTTTTTGATCTATGCAGAAGATTTGATCTAAAGTGGTATGTAATTCATGATAGATgggaaatttttaaaaatggagatgaaaaaaagaaaactaaAAGTTTAGTTGATTTGAAATCACGATATTACACTTCTTTAAATTGGTTAAATAGTGCTAGAGATCTAAATGTTCCTCCAATAAGATATGACGATGAgcatgaaaaaaaaaggaaaaaacaGTTAGCTTTATTAATGAATCGTACAAAAGAACAAAtagaagaagaagaagagTTATTAATggagttaaaaaaaattgaagcTCGAAAACGTGAAAGAGAAAGAAGGGCTCAAGATTTACAGAAACTTATAAGGAGTAATGAAAGTAATCCTAATTCTCCAGCAATTAATTCAGCTGCTTTATCACCACTTGCAACTATACCAAAGAAAAAGATTCAGACAAAGAATTCAATAGCAACTACAAGCAGAACAATTGCAGTAACTCCAAAAATTCTACCACAAGTACCTCCTGTTTCATTTGACTTTCCATCTATCAGGTGGCCTGAATTTAAAGGTGTTGGTGTTCATGCTAGATCAGCAGAACAAAAACTACCATCTAGTATTGGTACAAAGAAAACAGCTaacattgataaaatattccTACATCTTAAACTTCCATATGTTGTTGATTCACATGAAGATTTGGTTAGTGAGTACAATCAATTTCGAGATGAAATTACACAACTTCATGAGCTTAAAAGTCTTCTTCTTTCTTCTGAAGCCAGTCTGCAAACATTATCCCAACAGTTTGAAAATGAAGGTTTACCACCATTAAATATTGAAAGTAGATTCCGCGCCTCAACAGCAATGGAACTTGGTATTGATGATTATTACAATGTACATGGAATTCCAAATGATATAAATGAAGTTACAAAACTAGGGTATCCAAGTAGTTCAAGAAAGTTAATGGGATTACTTGATGTTGTAGCAGTTACTAGTTCACACgctagaaaaagaaaatcaaCTATTCCCCAAGGATTCATGGCTAATGAGATGAAAAGAA TTAACTGTAA TATGACTTCGAATGGGGAATACGCAGTAGCTTATGCATCTGGAGACTCTACAGGAGACGGCGATCATTCAGTGTCATCGAAAGTTGACACAACTCTTCCATTACCAACATATCATGTAAATACCAGTGCAACAAGGAGTAACGGGACTACGCCGCGGTCTAGGGGCAATAATGTCTCTCGTCCACACAGTGAAGATTCCTCAAGGCCGAAAAATGTAAATTCATGTTTATTTTGTCTTGGAAGTATTTGGGATTCAATTATTGAAACTGCTGGAAGATATTCATTACTAAGTATTGTTCTTTCAATTATTGGAATCTTACTTCTTGTATCTTGTATACCTTTTACTATCATCATGTTAACACAATCAGATTTCTCTAAGGATGTTGAGGTTCCTCAGACTGGAAATGTCTCCGCAAGGTCAATGAACTTCTATGAAAGTTTCCTTCCTCCAGCTGTTGGTGTTTGTCCTGAATATGGATTTAACTGTAATAATGATCCAAATGAATACATTGGTATTATGCAACGATGTGATGGAATTGTTCATTGTACGGATGGAAGTGATGAAGAAAATTGTCATGGATGTCACTCAGGTTTCTCTTGCCCTTCCAAATCTGATCCAAGTGTCGTAATTTGTTTAAGAGGAAATAAACTTTGTGATGGAATTGAACATTGTGATGATGGAAGTGatgaaaaacttttttgtaACAGAAGAAATTGTACAGAGAATGAATTTTACTGTGAATCAAATGGTTCATGTATAAAGAAAGAATACCAATGTGATGGAGATCCTCATTGCCCTGGTGAGGAGGATGAGGCTGAGTGTTCTTCATGTAACAATAATGCTGTTTTATGTCCATCAactaaaaaatgtttacCAGCATGGAATATTTGTGATGGAACTGCTCAATGTTCAGATAGATCTGATGAAGAAAATTGTAGTTGTAATAAATGTTCAGGAAATGATAGAGTTATGTGTAAAAAGTCTGGTTTCTGCACAACAAAAGACCGTGTCTGTGATGGTAATGTTGATTGTCCTTATGGTGAAGATGAGGAAGGTTGTCCAGGAACATGTTCTATTGACACAAAAGATTCATCCGGGAAAAGTCATTTAGTTCGTGCTTTGATGGCTGATGACTTTATCAAATGTAATGATGGAAAAGATTATATTAGAAACTATGCCTGTAGTGGACTTTTAAGACAATGTGACGGAGTTTGTGACAATGGTTGTGATACAGAGCTTGCTTTTACCTGTAAGAATGGAGCTTGTATTTCAAGAAGTGACCGCTGTAATGGAGTATCAGATTGTGTTGATGGATCAGATGAAGATAATTGTGGATGTGATGAGGCTACACAGTATAAATGTGCCAGTGACATGGATAGCaactttaataaatgtattgataaaaatcTTCTTTGTGATGGGGTTAGAGATTGTCCACAAGGAGATGATGAAAAGAATTGTAAAGAATGTCGAAATCCAGATGCAATTTATTGTCCCTCAACATCTACCTGTTATCCAAGTATTGCAAGGTGTGATGGGATTTCACAGTGTCCTGATCATAGTGATGAGTTGGAGTGTGGTTGTGAAGAATGTTCTGTTCACCCATATAATATGTATGTTTGTTCAACATCTAAAAGATGTTTCCGCAAAGAAAGTGCCTGTACACCTTTTCCTGTCTGTCCATCACCATCCGAAAGtgatataaattattgtCTTAACCTACTAAGTACCAAATCATCTATATTTGGAGGGAATTTTTAA